A window of Phycisphaerae bacterium genomic DNA:
ATGACGGACGACCGCGGCGGCGGAGTTGCCATGAACGATCCGTCAGAACAGCCGTTGAACATCCTGGCCCTCGAACCTTACTACGGCGGCAGCCACCGCGCCTTCCTCGACGGCTGGCGGGCTCACAGCCGACACCGCTGGACGGTCCTGTCGCTGCCGCCGCACAAGTGGAAGTGGCGGATGCGCCACGCCGCCGTTACCCTCGCCGATCAGGTCGCCGCCCGTCTGCGCGAGGGCCAGCGCTGGAATGCGATCTTCTGCTCCGATATGCTCAACCTCGCCGAGTTCCTCGGCCTCGCCCCTCAGCCGCTCCGCTCGCTGCCCTCCATCGTCTACTTCCACGAGAACCAACTCACTTACCCCGTCCGCTGGGAAAGCGAACGCGACTACCAGTTCGTGATGACCAACCTGACCACCGCTCTGGCCGCCTCGTCCGTCTGGTTCAACTCCGCCTTCCACCGCGATAGCTTCCTGCCCGCGTTGACTGGATTCCTCAAACGCATGCCCGACCACCAACCTCTGGTTGCGGTGGATCGCATCGCTGTCAAGAGCCGCGTCGAACACCCGGGCATTGATTCGCCGGCGGACCGCCCGCCCCGTCCGCCCGGCCCCCTGCGAATCCTCTGGGCCGCCCGGTGGGAGCACGATAAGAATCCCGAAACCTTCTTTGAGGCCCTCGATTTCCTTCAGCGGGAGAACGTCGCCTTCCGCCTCAGCGTCATCGGCGAACGCTTCCGCGAAAGCCCCGAAATCTTCGATCGCGCCGAAAAACAGTTCGCGCCCTGCATCGACCGCTGGGGTTATCAGCCGACTCGCGACGACTACCTCGCCGCCCTCGGCGAAGCCGACGTGATCGTCTCGACCGCCCTCCACGAATTCTTCGGCATCGCCGTGATTGAGGCGACAGCCGCCGGAGCCTATCCGCTCCTGCCCGATCGTCTGGCCTATCCCGAGGTCCTGTCCCGCGACGAGCTTCCCAACGCCGACGCCTTCTTCTATGACGGCTCAGCCGAGCAACTCGCCCGAAAGTTGATCGAACTGGCCCGGCGAATTGAAACCGGCGGCACGATATGGCCGGCCGATCCGCTGCCCCTTCGCCGTGCGGTCGGCCGCTACCTCTGGCCCAACCGCGCTCCATGCCTCGATCGAGCTCTCGAACGGGTCATGCTCCCTTGACCTGACGTACCGGGAGCCGGGCGGGTGCTCAATACCCGGCCCGGCTCCTGCTCCATCCTGTCGTCTCGGAGGTATCGCTGATCCCTACGGTGCGGGATTCTCTTCCGTGCGCTCATCCGCGGGCGGCGGATCCACCAGGTCGACCGTGGTGGAAGTCTGGAGCTTCTGAACCATTGGCCCGACGTTCACCGACTCAGCCGGTTGCGTCGCCGCCGGATTCTTGACGCTCATCTCCATCGTCATGTTCGTGACTTCCTTCATCCGCACGGGATCGCCGCGCTCGATGTCCCACCACATGACGCCTTCGCCGTTGCTGTCGAGCAGCTTCATGTCCATGAACTGCGCCATGGGATTC
This region includes:
- a CDS encoding DUF3524 domain-containing protein, with protein sequence MNDPSEQPLNILALEPYYGGSHRAFLDGWRAHSRHRWTVLSLPPHKWKWRMRHAAVTLADQVAARLREGQRWNAIFCSDMLNLAEFLGLAPQPLRSLPSIVYFHENQLTYPVRWESERDYQFVMTNLTTALAASSVWFNSAFHRDSFLPALTGFLKRMPDHQPLVAVDRIAVKSRVEHPGIDSPADRPPRPPGPLRILWAARWEHDKNPETFFEALDFLQRENVAFRLSVIGERFRESPEIFDRAEKQFAPCIDRWGYQPTRDDYLAALGEADVIVSTALHEFFGIAVIEATAAGAYPLLPDRLAYPEVLSRDELPNADAFFYDGSAEQLARKLIELARRIETGGTIWPADPLPLRRAVGRYLWPNRAPCLDRALERVMLP